Proteins encoded together in one Diabrotica undecimpunctata isolate CICGRU chromosome 3, icDiaUnde3, whole genome shotgun sequence window:
- the LOC140435812 gene encoding zinc finger MYM-type protein 1-like, which translates to MRERRDLDVGVMVKSKDCSRIYWSLAQKRLQKQEPLSSLSSSDDVHRWITKQRLAVIAITEIIKSHLKRKIKSAPASPKPNLLISKVTKCKSRDYKRSFKIEIYEKTDWLCGCATTNTLYCFPCLLFGDEESEWTKYGIKDLVHLSEKIKKHQHSKSHISAKLGFNLLGKQDIRQQLNSAYRLNIAKHNEQIKNNRYVLSKIINCVKFCGAFELALRGHDERKDSINPGIFRGLINFSAELDLALKDHLQQATVFKGMSKDIQNDLLDCMLSVCQAHIKKEIAASKFVSIVSDETSDISNIFQMVIVYRYTLQNGTPVERFWTFLKPNNHDAVSLAGCIEECLSCVLSSSDKLISQSYDGASVMSGVHGGVPKLIQDKFRYANYIHCYAHQLNLLMSQATSINTNVRIFFADLTDITNFFSNSPQRVAILDEVVGNRVPSASATRWNFKIRTVNMVYENREALIECMERIQSTSRQSDTITKAGALLRLLNDNKFVFWLKVFHRVMPHVDILYSQIQKTATDSVIVKRCLTTFEENIQKERDNIHTIRETELTDIDDSQSRKRRKKNDRNSYVSTIIQAKEVCDTILSEIKRRFLFTGHLEIAKLFSVDNFEIYSSNFPTLTLESAINNYPFLNKNKLRTELEIVYRRSDFKELSGAVHLLKFLIENNLQEDFSEINLILQVLVTMPMTTAEAERCFSTLKRIKTFLRSTMGRID; encoded by the coding sequence aagaaaaattaaaagtgcACCTGCAAGTCCTAAACCAAATTTGTTAATTTCGAAGGTAACAAAATGCAAAAGTCGGGATTATAAACGATCATTTAAAATTGAGATTTATGAAAAAACTGACTGGTTGTGTGGGTGTGCTACTACCAATACTCTTTACTGTTTTCCGTGTTTACTATTTGGAGATGAGGAATCAGAATGGACAAAATATGGCATTAAAGACTTAGTTCATTTATccgaaaaaattaaaaagcatcaACATTCAAAGTCACACATATCTGCTAAATTAGGTTTCAATTTATTAGGTAAACAAGATATTCGGCAACAACTAAATAGTGCATACCGATTAAATATTGCAAAACATaatgaacaaataaaaaataataggtaCGTCTTATCAAAAATTATAAACTGTGTCAAATTTTGTGGTGCTTTTGAACTTGCTCTCCGCGGCCATGATGAAAGAAAGGATTCAATAAACCCTGGTATATTTAGAGGTCTCATAAATTTTTCCGCCGAATTGGATTTAGCTCTCAAAGACCATTTACAGCAAGCTACTGTGTTTAAAGGAATGTCAAAAGACATTCAAAATGATTTACTCGATTGTATGCTTTCAGTGTGTCAGgcacatatcaaaaaagaaattgCTGCTTCAAAATTTGTTTCCATTGTGAGTGATGAAACGAGTgacatttcaaatatttttcaaatggTTATAGTTTATCGTTACACTTTACAAAACGGGACCCCCGTTGAAAGATTTTGGActtttttaaaaccaaataacCACGATGCTGTTTCCTTAGCTGGCTGCATAGAAGAATGTTTAAGTTGTGTTTTATCAAGTTCCGATAAGTTAATTTCTCAAAGCTATGACGGGGCAAGTGTTATGAGTGGCGTTCATGGGGGTGTGCCAAAACTCATTCAGGATAAATTTAGATATGCCAATTATATACATTGTTATGCGCATCAGTTAAATTTGTTAATGTCTCAGGCAACAAGCATAAATACTAATGTACGCATATTTTTTGCTGATTTGACCGACAttactaattttttttcaaattcacctCAGAGAGTTGCCATATTAGATGAAGTTGTGGGAAATAGGGTTCCATCAGCATCTGCTACAAGATGGAATTTCAAAATTAGAACGGTGAACATGGTGTATGAAAATAGAGAAGCCCTAATAGAGTGCATGGAAAGAATACAATCCACATCCAGGCAATCTGATACCATAACAAAAGCAGGTGCACTTTTAAGGTTATTGAATgataataaatttgtattttgGTTGAAAGTTTTTCATCGTGTTATGCCCCACGTTGACATACTATATTCACAAATACAAAAAACTGCTACTGATTCCGTAATCGTAAAACGATGCCTGACTACAtttgaagaaaatatacaaaaagaaaGAGACAATATTCACACTATAAGAGAAACCGAGTTAACAGACATTGACGATAGTCAATCCAGGAAGAGACGGAAGAAAAATGACAGAAATTCTTATGTCTCCACAATTATTCAAGCTAAGGAAGTTTGCGATACTATACtatctgaaattaaaagaaggttTTTGTTTACAGGACATTTGGAAATAGCAAAATTATTTTCAGTGgacaattttgaaatatacagcTCAAATTTTCCTACATTGACATTGGAATCAGCAATTAACAATTATCCCTTTTTAAATAAGAACAAATTAAGGACTGAATTGGAAATTGTTTATAGAAGATCCGATTTTAAAGAACTTTCCGGAGCAGTTCACTTACTTAAATTTTTGATTGAAAATAATTTGCAAGAAGATTTTTCTGAAATtaatttaattcttcaagtactTGTTACGATGCCAATGACAACAGCAGAAGCAGAACGATGTTTCTCTACATTGAAACGTATCAAAACTTTCCTTAGAAGTACTATGGGCAGGATCGACTAA